Proteins from a single region of Hydra vulgaris chromosome 12, alternate assembly HydraT2T_AEP:
- the LOC100192266 gene encoding dickkopf-3 related protein precursor (The RefSeq protein has 2 substitutions compared to this genomic sequence): MSKLFIIYTFCIFVAYAEDKKVPKPVAPSLEKRGDIQPRMLAPGYYSQECNAHKACPEKKYCHLFLCVHCLKENVACTQNGQCCEGQCTYGRCKAGVSEGQPGTFCDRHEDCAGEGKAACCVREPAINPHISICKPPLAENMVCGPINFFRNVYVGAQVQKACGPCKQALICKQVGLFGIHEICMKEDDKKK; encoded by the exons ATGTCGACACTATTTATTATCTATGcgttttgtatttttgttgcGTATGCAGAAGACAAAAAG gttcCAAAACCAGTCGCACCTTCGTTAGAAAAAAGAGGCGATATACAGCCTCGCATGCTTGCTCCAGGATATTACTCTCAAGAATGTAACGCCCACAAAGCTTGCCCTGAGA aaaaatattgccATTTGTTTCTGTGTGTTCATTGCTTAAAAGAGAACGTAGCCTGTACACAGAATGGCCAATGCTGCGAAGGACAGTGTACTTATGGAAGATGTAAAGCTGGTGTTTCTGAAGGACAACCGGGAACATTTTGTGATAGACACGAGGATTGTGCTGGAGAAGGTAAAGCGGCTTGCTGCGTAAG agaACCGGCCATAAATCCTCATATATCTATATGCAAGCCACCATTAGCTGAAAACATGGTTTGCGGACCAATCAACTTTTTCAGAAATGTTTACGTTGGAGCTCAAGTACAAAAAGCATGCGGACCTTGTAAACAAGCGCTTATATGCAAGCAAGTTGG TCTTTTTGGAATTCACGAAATATGTATGAAGGAAGATGATAAAAAGAAATAG
- the LOC124807932 gene encoding probable WRKY transcription factor protein 1 isoform X2 — MYIKWILLMHISYIAFAQSFYARTPYSLEDLHKRTFYDKLSALYNRNKIVGNAKQAPFLPSWATMYNKLKNQRNHLLSERKNNIYSQFLSSASIYNQKYVNAKLNFNPFFYPSPSSFFSSFITNPNTYGSYYNANPSKVYWVQHSYLPKSFSTISRNILKNDLAQPTHAINTKRTDILTVLNRGLPKKALNYTKLSYKNKLSYQNYKVPRTVVHGKLFRTVKLKPINNFNNKDYFITFKSNLTKTKDFLNSSIIDKSLTLRKKVSRKYGMAKFSKGTKKIPKNTFKSLSNAKKSNDNAKRYSSKKTVVPHAYQQQRLKKHHMFRATDIPSQPLGEWEYRKFRVYHEIPNKFVSVFETPYNFDEEKSRDLDLSNGDNELVQEFDINENQERHIPILNIITHADDDIHAKNIVSHSENDGMHGEHKHRISKNFDTEKLKEEDSVRKSVLSSGKVFEENFHPEPISTETASKREMSEEELEAIREDQRANSLIKASEEHKIEEPETLGIGPGGLNPIDKSLVTSRMQNAPIEGLVLNNFNQGVETNPLKQNNVNFASNDNLETQKEMSTSSMYQPFDSPEKQNIHPTKEENSYDDEKSTQNFEKTKSFPLQQSEHSMQDYYERHNDDAGLKSPIEKFSNEPPLEMTLRSGDTTNLEETINQLQSTDPESQKLVNQFTSTKSSYRTPEMLDNVPNNINPMVSNEDNSDISNEKQKEAFDDVLDPEKAQERALHFSTQAEINKKLNHDVLDPQAPGLITNSEDGFQEKTELLTPPTGLNELPYKNKDVGETVARNEVKSDSYSESHSLEHEEAYNPRKTLEHTEAYLHHKSLEGTEAFLPQKTLERTETYLPQKSFEKSELYSSHKPLEQVEAYSPHNALERTEAYSPHNTLEHDNADLTPNLMEHTQSYSSHNSLEHIEKYVPPNPKNTEAYLPNNPETSSIQFVKSHQKVTPTKIWPKVGLKPVLPSNKKSNNEVQEHHKETNDFNPDDTDNDPKSETMSPEDALNALNNINLSPHHAILNLKSTRSSSDEIHVNHSENDSPNVLTTIDTKTSNENLLQMRSTPIPIISTVKTTPFVEIVNKKPSESTTTLKILEKHKNETLKNNSVSELENAKVTKEVLSILESLGQLKTKPLTHKESAVTGSNNNTISKNNQSQSVANNTNAQQQLTKINNTSNEKSLITQEDPEEKETKEAVHDLSIAIGILERKLALIKAAKVSGVQNGSMFNAQTAKDTVKSIVPQILNPRSNIPHLKHKNRLNIPRVNKNVRSKIQNKIMTFAKRQNRKNKYKRSS; from the exons ATGTACATAAAATGGATATTATTGATGCATATCTCTTATATTGCGTTTGCTCAGAGTTTTTATGCGAGAACACCGTATAGTTTAGAAGATCTACATAAAAGGACGTTCTACGACAAACTGTCAGCATTATATAACAGAAACAAAATAGTAGGAAATGCTAAACAAGCACCATTTTTACCTTCATGGGCAACCATgtacaataaattaaagaatCAAAGAAATCATTTGTtaagtgaaagaaaaaataacatttatagcCAATTTCTTTCGTCTGCATccatatataatcaaaaatatgttaatgccaaattgaattttaatcCTTTCTTTTATCCATCGCcaagttcatttttttcaagttttatcactaatccaaaTACATATGGTTCTTATTACAATGCAAACCCAAGCAAAGTTTACTGGGTGCAACATTCCTACTTACCAAAGTCTTTTTCAACTATCTCAagaaatatactaaaaaatgaCTTGGCTCAACCTACTCATGCCATTAATACTAAAAGAACAGACATTTTAACGGTCTTAAACAGAGGCTTGCCCAAAAAAGCTTTGAATTATACTAaactaagttataaaaataaactttcttatcaaaattataaagttcCTCGCACTGTGGTACACGGTAAATTGTTTCGTACGGTAAAATTGAAGCCAATCAATAATTTCAACAATAAAGactattttattacatttaaaagtaatttgacCAAAACAAAAGACTTTCTAAACAGCTCtattattgataaaagtttaaCGTTACGTAAAAAAGTCAGCAGAAAATATGGAATGGCTAAGTTTAGCAAGGGGActaaaaaaatacctaaaaatacatttaaaagtttatcaaatgctaaaaaaagtaatgataaCGCGAAACGctattcttcaaaaaaaacagTCGTGCCTCATGCTTATCAACAAcaacgtttaaaaaaacatcacatGTTTCGTGCAACTGATATTCCATCGCAACCTTTAGGAGAGTGGGAATATCGCAAGTTTCGAGTGTACCATGAAATTCCAAACAAATTTGTTTCTGTTTTTGAAACTCCTTACAATTTTGATGAGGAAAAATCACGTGATTTGGATTTAAGTAATGGTGATAACGAACTTGTTCAAG AGTTTGATATTAACGAAAACCAAGAACGACatataccaattttaaacatcaTTACCCATGCTGATGATGACATACATGCTAAAAACATCGTTTCGCACTCTGAGAATGACGGCATGCACGGAGAGCATAAACATcgaatatcaaaaaattttgacacagaaaaattaaaagaagaagatTCAGTTAGAAAATCTGTACTGAGCAGTGGAAAagtatttgaagaaaattttcacCCGGAGCCTATTTCAACCGAGACAGCCTCAAAACGTGAAATGAGTGAAGAGGAGTTGGAAGCAATTCGTGAAGATCAGAGGGCTAACTCACTTATTAAAGCCTCAGAAGAACATAAaattgaagagccagaaaccTTAGGTATAGGACCAGGTGGTTTAAATCCTATAGATAAATCTCTTGTTACATCAAGAATGCAAAATGCGCCAATTGAAGGACTTGTTTTGAACAACTTTAACCAGGGGGTAGAAACTAATCcgctaaaacaaaacaatgtaAATTTTGCTAGCAATGATAATCTTGAAACTCAAAAAGAAATGTCTACAAGTAGCATGTACCAGCCATTTGATAGtcctgaaaaacaaaatattcacCCAACTAAAGAAGAGAACTCTTATGACGACGAAAAGTCAAcccaaaactttgaaaaaacaaaatctttccCTCTGCAACAAAGTGAACACAGCATGCAGG attacTATGAAAGGCACAACGATGATGCAGGATTAAAATCTCCAATAGAAAAATTTTCTAATGAGCCTCCTTTAGAAATGACATTGCGATCTGGAGACACAACAAATCTAGAAGAAACGATCAATCAGCTACAATCCACTGATCCTGAATCTCAAAAATTAGTGAACCAATTTACCTCAACAAAATCTTCGTATCGAACACCAGAAATGTTAGACAACGTTCCTAATAACATCAATCCAATGGTTTCAAACGAAGACAATAGTGATATTTCAAACGAAAAACAAAAGGAAGCCTTTGATGACGTGTTGGACCCCGAAAAAGCTCAGGAAAGAGCTCTTCATTTTTCTACACAAgcagaaattaacaaaaagctAAATCATGACGTTTTAGATCCACAAGCACCTGGGTTAATTACCAATTCTGAAGatggttttcaagaaaaaacAGAACTTTTAACTCCTCCAACAGGGCTCAATGAGTTACcgtataaaaataaagatgttgGAGAAACGGTTGCCAGAAACGAAGTTAAATCAGACTCTTATTCTGAAAGTCATTCATTAGAACACGAGGAAGCATATAACCCTCGTAAAACTCTTGAACACACTGAAGCATATTTACATCATAAATCTCTTGAAGGAACAGAAGCGTTTTTACCCCAAAAAACTCTCGAAAGAACAGAAACGTATTTACCTCAAAAGTCATTTGAAAAAAGTGAATTGTATTCATCTCATAAACCCCTTGAACAAGTTGAAGCGTATTCCCCTCATAACGCTCTCGAACGTACAGAAGCATATTCGCCTCATAACACGCTCGAACATGACAACGCGGATTTAACACCCAATCTTATGGAACATACTCAATCGTATTCATCGCACAACTCTCTTGAGCACATAGAAAAATACGTTCCTCCTAACCCTAAAAATACTGAAGCATATTTACCTAATAACCCTGAAACATCTTCAATACAATTTGTCAAGTCTCACCAAAAAGTCACTCCAACTAAGATATGGCCAAAAGTTGGCCTAAAACCTGTattaccatcaaataaaaagtcaaataatGAAGTACAGGAGCATCACAAAGAAACCAATGATTTTAATCCAGATGATACTGACAATGATCCTAAAAGTGAAACAATGTCTCCCGAAGATGCACTAAAcgcattaaataatataaatctcAGCCCGCATCATGCAATTCTTAATTTGAAATCAACCAGAAGTTCTAGTGATGAAATACATGTTAATCATTCCGAAAACGATTCTCCTAATGTTCTAACAACTATTGACACAAAAACGTCTAATGAAAATTTACTCCAAATGAGAAGTACTCCAATACCTATTATATCAACAGTTAAAACTACACCATTTGTggaaatagttaataaaaaaccttCTGAAAGTACAACCACtctaaaaattttggaaaagcATAAAAacgaaactttaaaaaataatagtgtttCCGAATTAGAGAACGCAAAAGTAACAAAAGAAGTATTAAGCATTCTAGAGAGTTTGGGACAACTAAAAACTAAACCCCTCACTCATAAAGAAAGTGCTGTTACTggtagtaataataatacaatcTCTAAAAATAATCAATCACAAAGTGTAGCAAATAACACAAACGCTCAACAACAGTTAACCAAAATCAATAATACAAGTAATGAAAAATCATTAATTACACAAGAAGACCCCGAGGAAAAGGAAACAAAAGAAGCAGTACATGATCTTAGCATTGCAATCGGTATTTTAGAAAGGAAGCTGGCTTTAATAAAAGCTGCTAAAGTAAGTGGAGTACAAAATGGTTCAATGTTTAACGCACAAACAGCAAAAGATACAGTCAAAAGTATTGTACCGCAAATTCTTAACCCTAGAAGTAATATACctcatttaaaacataaaaatcgtTTAAATATACCTCGAGTAAATAAAAACGTTCGCTCTAAAATTCAGAACAAAATAATGACGTTTGCAAAACGtcagaatagaaaaaataaatataaaagaagttCGTAG